The following DNA comes from Terriglobia bacterium.
AGCCCCATCTGCATCACCTGGGCAAGGATGGATGTGAAGAACATGCCTGACAGGAAGATAAAGATCGTCAGCACGACGTAGGCGATCGGGGAGCTGAAGTACGCGCGTAGTTCGCGTTCGACAATGGCTACTATGTTTCGCATAACAACAAAAACGGACGAAACCACAAAAGGCACAAAATGCACATGTGCCTCGTGTGCATTTTGTGGTTACGTCCCCTGTTTTTCGGCCTCCTCGGCGGTTGTCAGTTTTAAGAAGATATCTTCGAGACTCATACTCGCCGACTGCAGCTCGTAGAGTCCCCAGCCGCTCTGGACGATCATGCGGGCCAGATCGCTGCGGATGTCTTTTCGCAGTTCGCTTTCGATCTGCAGCCGCTGGCGCCCGTCGGTCTCTCCGACTTTCCGAACCTCGACGACACCGTCCATCGCCTTCAACTTCGACATGACTTCCGCGGCCGGCCCTTGAACTTCAACCGAAATGCGTTCGCCGCCCTGGAGCTGTGACCGGAGGTTTCTTGGCGTATCGACGGCAACGATTTTTCCGTGATCGATGATGATGACGCGATGGCAGGTCTGTTCGACTTCGGGAAGAATGTGTGTCGACAGTACAACCGTGTGATTCCCCGCAAGATCCTTGATGAGCTCCCGGACTTCAAGGATCTGTTTCGGATCCAGACCGATCGTCGGTTCATCCAGTATCAAAACCGGCGGATCGTTCAACAGCGCCTGGGCCAGACCGACGCGCTGCTTATAACCTTTGGAGAGCTTGGCAATGATCCGCTCGCGGACGTCGGTGATGTTCACGCGGTCCATCACGCGCGCGACTTCGCTGTCCAGTTTCTCGCCGGGAACGCCTTTGATCTTGGCAACAAACCGCAGATAACCCGCGACGTTCATTTCCAGATAGAGCGGCGGATTTTCCGGCAGGTAGCCGATCCGCCGGCGGACGTCCAGCGGGTTTTCGAAGACATCAAAACCATCCACGCGGACGCTGCCGGCCGTCGCGGGCATGAACCCGGTAATGATGCGCATGGTTGTCGTTTTTCCTGCGCCGTTCGGACCCAGGAACCCGAGGATCTCGCCCTTCTCCACCTGGAAGGACATTCCTTCGATCGCGGTTTTCGCGGGATAACGCTTCGTGAGGTTCTCAACGGTAATCAATCGTCACAGCCTCCGAATCGGATATTCTAGCGGAAGAGAACCATGGATTATACCACTCTCATTTTCGATGCATTCGACACGGTGATCCATATCAACGAAGCGAAGCTGCCAACCTACCAGTCCGGCGGCAAATCCATGCCGACGACGGCGCCGGCCGCGCACGCGGCATACTGCGATATTTTCGGTAAAAAAGAGTTTGACGTTTTCTACGGCGCTTTTTCTCAAAGCTTTTTGCGGGTCAACGCCCGGCGGCGCATCGACCTCAGGGAAGTTGTCAGCCAGGAGCG
Coding sequences within:
- a CDS encoding ABC transporter ATP-binding protein yields the protein MITVENLTKRYPAKTAIEGMSFQVEKGEILGFLGPNGAGKTTTMRIITGFMPATAGSVRVDGFDVFENPLDVRRRIGYLPENPPLYLEMNVAGYLRFVAKIKGVPGEKLDSEVARVMDRVNITDVRERIIAKLSKGYKQRVGLAQALLNDPPVLILDEPTIGLDPKQILEVRELIKDLAGNHTVVLSTHILPEVEQTCHRVIIIDHGKIVAVDTPRNLRSQLQGGERISVEVQGPAAEVMSKLKAMDGVVEVRKVGETDGRQRLQIESELRKDIRSDLARMIVQSGWGLYELQSASMSLEDIFLKLTTAEEAEKQGT